In Mixophyes fleayi isolate aMixFle1 chromosome 11, aMixFle1.hap1, whole genome shotgun sequence, one DNA window encodes the following:
- the SLC2A1 gene encoding solute carrier family 2, facilitated glucose transporter member 1 isoform X2 — MESGGKVTVRLMVAVGVAVLGSLQFGYNTGVINAPQKVIENFYNETWISRYGVPVPDATLTSLWSLSVAIFSVGGMIGSFSVGLFVNRFGRRNSMLLANILALIASIFMGFSKMAYSFEMLIVGRFVIGLYCGLTTGFVPMYVGEVAPTSLRGALGTLHQLGVVVGILIAQIFGLEPIMGNTDLWPLLLGCIFVPALFQSAVLPFCPESPRFLLINRNEEDKAKSVLKKLRGTTDVTADLQEMKEESRQMMREKKVTILELFRSPLYRQPIFIAIVLQLSQQLSGINAVFYYSTMIFEKAQVEQPIYATIGAGIVNTAFTVVSLFVVERAGRRTLHLIGLGGMAGCAILMTIALVLLDSVSGMSYLSIVAIFGFVAFFEIGPGPIPWFIVAELFSQGPRPAAIAVAGLSNWTSNFIVGMGFQYVEKLCGAYVFIIFTVLLIIFFIFTFFKVPETKGRTFDEIASDFRQGGDSNPDKQASPEEFHSLGDSQV, encoded by the exons ATGGAGTCGGGAGGAAAG GTGACAGTAAGGTTAATGGTGGCGGTGGGTGTCGCTGTCCTTGGATCATTACAGTTCGGTTACAACACGGGGGTGATCAATGCCCCGCAGAAG GTCATTGAGAACTTTTACAATGAAACCTGGATCTCCCGCTATGGGGTGCCAGTCCCAGACGCCACGTTGACCTCCCTCTGGTCCCTGTCGGTGGCCATCTTCTCAGTTGGCGGCATGATTGGCTCGTTCTCCGTGGGGCTGTTTGTGAACCGATTTGGCAG ACGTAACTCCATGCTACTGGCCAATATCCTGGCACTTATCGCTTCCATCTTTATGGGCTTCTCCAAGATGGCGTACTCCTTTGAGATGCTGATTGTTGGCCGGTTTGTGATCGGCCTCTACTGTGGCCTTACTACTGGATTTGTTCCCATGTATGTTGGGGAGGTGGCACCTACGTCTCTTCGAGGGGCCCTGGGGACCCTGCAccagctgggagttgtagttggaATTCTCATTGCCCAA ATCTTCGGCCTGGAGCCCATCATGGGTAACACTGACCTGTGGCCTCTCCTTCTGGGCTGTATCTTCGTCCCCGCACTTTTCCAATCCGCAGTATTGCCCTTCTGCCCCGAAAGTCCACGATTTCTGCTTATCAACCGCAATGAAGAGGACAAAGCCAAAAGTG TCCTGAAGAAGCTGCGTGGCACCACAGACGTGACCGCTGACCTGCAGGAGATGAAGGAGGAAAGTCGGCAGATGATGAGGGAGAAGAAGGTCACTATTCTGGAACTGTTCCGCTCCCCATTATATCGCCAGCCAATCTTCATCGCCATTGTCCTACAGCTTTCTCAGCAACTCTCCGGCATCAATGCG GTCTTCTACTACTCAACCATGATATTCGAGAAAGCCCAGGTTGAGCAGCCGATCTACGCCACAATTGGTGCTGGAATTGTGAATACGGCGTTTACCGTTGTATCG CTGTTTGTGGTTGAGCGAGCTGGACGCCGCACGCTGCATCTCATCGGACTGGGTGGCATGGCTGGGTGCGCTATATTGATGACAATCGCCCTTGTGTTACTG GACTCTGTGTCCGGGATGTCCTACCTCAGCATCGTGGCCATTTTTGGCTTTGTGGCATTCTTTGAAATTGGACCAGGACCTATACCATGGTTCATTGTTGCAGAACTCTTCAGCCAGGGTCCACGACCTGCTGCTATTGCTGTTGCCGGTCTTTCCAACTGGACATCAAACTTCATTGTGGGGATGGGCTTCCAGTATGTTGAG AAATTATGTGGCGCCTACGTCTTCATCATCTTTACAGTGCTGCTCATCATATTCTTCATCTTCACCTTCTTCAAGGTGCCGGAGACCAAAGGCCGCACCTTTGATGAGATCGCCTCTGACTTTCGGCAGGGTGGAGACTCGAACCCTGACAAACAAGCTTCTCCAGAGGAGTTCCACAGCCTGGGAGATTCCCAAGTTTAA
- the SLC2A1 gene encoding solute carrier family 2, facilitated glucose transporter member 1 isoform X1, with protein sequence MQPEEKEAPPKPAANESTSLVHVAGEKKVTVRLMVAVGVAVLGSLQFGYNTGVINAPQKVIENFYNETWISRYGVPVPDATLTSLWSLSVAIFSVGGMIGSFSVGLFVNRFGRRNSMLLANILALIASIFMGFSKMAYSFEMLIVGRFVIGLYCGLTTGFVPMYVGEVAPTSLRGALGTLHQLGVVVGILIAQIFGLEPIMGNTDLWPLLLGCIFVPALFQSAVLPFCPESPRFLLINRNEEDKAKSVLKKLRGTTDVTADLQEMKEESRQMMREKKVTILELFRSPLYRQPIFIAIVLQLSQQLSGINAVFYYSTMIFEKAQVEQPIYATIGAGIVNTAFTVVSLFVVERAGRRTLHLIGLGGMAGCAILMTIALVLLDSVSGMSYLSIVAIFGFVAFFEIGPGPIPWFIVAELFSQGPRPAAIAVAGLSNWTSNFIVGMGFQYVEKLCGAYVFIIFTVLLIIFFIFTFFKVPETKGRTFDEIASDFRQGGDSNPDKQASPEEFHSLGDSQV encoded by the exons GTGACAGTAAGGTTAATGGTGGCGGTGGGTGTCGCTGTCCTTGGATCATTACAGTTCGGTTACAACACGGGGGTGATCAATGCCCCGCAGAAG GTCATTGAGAACTTTTACAATGAAACCTGGATCTCCCGCTATGGGGTGCCAGTCCCAGACGCCACGTTGACCTCCCTCTGGTCCCTGTCGGTGGCCATCTTCTCAGTTGGCGGCATGATTGGCTCGTTCTCCGTGGGGCTGTTTGTGAACCGATTTGGCAG ACGTAACTCCATGCTACTGGCCAATATCCTGGCACTTATCGCTTCCATCTTTATGGGCTTCTCCAAGATGGCGTACTCCTTTGAGATGCTGATTGTTGGCCGGTTTGTGATCGGCCTCTACTGTGGCCTTACTACTGGATTTGTTCCCATGTATGTTGGGGAGGTGGCACCTACGTCTCTTCGAGGGGCCCTGGGGACCCTGCAccagctgggagttgtagttggaATTCTCATTGCCCAA ATCTTCGGCCTGGAGCCCATCATGGGTAACACTGACCTGTGGCCTCTCCTTCTGGGCTGTATCTTCGTCCCCGCACTTTTCCAATCCGCAGTATTGCCCTTCTGCCCCGAAAGTCCACGATTTCTGCTTATCAACCGCAATGAAGAGGACAAAGCCAAAAGTG TCCTGAAGAAGCTGCGTGGCACCACAGACGTGACCGCTGACCTGCAGGAGATGAAGGAGGAAAGTCGGCAGATGATGAGGGAGAAGAAGGTCACTATTCTGGAACTGTTCCGCTCCCCATTATATCGCCAGCCAATCTTCATCGCCATTGTCCTACAGCTTTCTCAGCAACTCTCCGGCATCAATGCG GTCTTCTACTACTCAACCATGATATTCGAGAAAGCCCAGGTTGAGCAGCCGATCTACGCCACAATTGGTGCTGGAATTGTGAATACGGCGTTTACCGTTGTATCG CTGTTTGTGGTTGAGCGAGCTGGACGCCGCACGCTGCATCTCATCGGACTGGGTGGCATGGCTGGGTGCGCTATATTGATGACAATCGCCCTTGTGTTACTG GACTCTGTGTCCGGGATGTCCTACCTCAGCATCGTGGCCATTTTTGGCTTTGTGGCATTCTTTGAAATTGGACCAGGACCTATACCATGGTTCATTGTTGCAGAACTCTTCAGCCAGGGTCCACGACCTGCTGCTATTGCTGTTGCCGGTCTTTCCAACTGGACATCAAACTTCATTGTGGGGATGGGCTTCCAGTATGTTGAG AAATTATGTGGCGCCTACGTCTTCATCATCTTTACAGTGCTGCTCATCATATTCTTCATCTTCACCTTCTTCAAGGTGCCGGAGACCAAAGGCCGCACCTTTGATGAGATCGCCTCTGACTTTCGGCAGGGTGGAGACTCGAACCCTGACAAACAAGCTTCTCCAGAGGAGTTCCACAGCCTGGGAGATTCCCAAGTTTAA